A genome region from Babesia bigemina genome assembly Bbig001, chromosome : I includes the following:
- a CDS encoding translation initiation factor 5A, putative: MIEESFEGADAGASHTVPVSAGSIKMNGFVMIKGKPCKVVDYSTSKTGKHGHAKANITGVDIFTGKKYEDVCPTSHNMEVPHVKRTEYQLISVDDDGFVSLLNPDGTCKDDLQLPRDNDGSFDEVSKQIQSLVASGKEVLVTVLSAVGQEKIIQCKELV, translated from the coding sequence ATGATTGAGGAGTCGTTTGAGGGCGCTGACGCTGGCGCGTCGCACACCGTCCCGGTTTCCGCCGGTTCGATCAAGATGAACGGTTTCGTGATGATCAAGGGCAAGCCCTGCAAGGTAGTGGACTACTCGACTTCGAAGACGGGCAAGCACGGTCACGCGAAGGCCAACATCACTGGTGTCGACATTTTCACCGGCAAGAAGTACGAAGATGTGTGCCCTACCTCGCACAACATGGAAGTCCCTCACGTCAAGCGTACCGAGTACCAGCTCATCAgcgtcgacgacgacggTTTCGtctcgctgctcaacccCGATGGAACGTGCAAGGACGACCTGCAGCTCCCACGCGACAACGACGGCAGTTTCGACGAGGTGTCCAAGCAGATTCAGTCGTTGGTTGCTTCTGGTAAGGAGGTCCTGGTAACCGTTCTCTCGGCCGTCGGCCAGGAGAAGATCATCCAGTGCAAGGAACTAGTTTGA
- a CDS encoding casein kinase II beta 4 subunit, putative: MINSVFLNDVDKASDDLESSDGQHCEMPWIEWYCSLKGNQFYVQVDADYIRDEFNLVGLQQQVSYYNHAIRVILDNYDDYDYECYEDNDDDTFGPRSERAKQQIINTSSQLLYGLIHSRFILTSKGMSLMLQKFKEKVFGTCPNFSCENAAVLPIGIVDAPAYHNAKIFCPRCNVSFEVYHPPKSSRLSVIDGAYFGTTFAHFFLMVHDPIVPRGPTYYYVPQIYGFKVSTSIKDQKDCTRSNRS, encoded by the exons ATGATAAATTCCGTGTTCTTGAACGACGTAGATAAGGCTTCAGACGACTTGGAGTCGTCTGACGGCCAGCACTGCGAG ATGCCATGGATCGAGTGGTACTGCAGCTTGAAGGGTAACCAGTTTTACGTGCAGGTGGACGCTGATTACATCCGGGATGAGTTCAATCTCGTAG gtctgcagcagcaggtttCGTACTACAACCACGCCATTCGCGTGATCCTGGACAACTACGACGATTACGATTACGAATGCTACGAGGATAACGACGATGACACTTTCGGCCCGCGTTCCGAGCGCGCGAAGCAGCAGATCATCAACACGTCATCTCAGTTGCTCTACGGCCTGATCCACAGCCGTTTCATACTGACATCGAAGGGCATGTCTTTGATGCTTCAGAAGTTCAAAGAGAAGGTCTTCGGGACGTGTCCGAATTTCAGCTGCGAGAACGCAGCCGTCTTGCCCATCGGCATCGTGGACGCTCCCGCGTATCACAACGCGAAGATATTTTGCCCTCGTTGCAATGTAAGTTTC GAAGTGTACCACCCCCCTAAGAGCAGTCGTCTCTCTGTCATCGACGGGGCGTACTTCGGGACCACCTTCGCACATTTCTTTTTGATGGTCCACGACCCTATTGTGCCTCGCGGGCCTACCTACTACTATGTGCCCCAGATTTACGGGTTcaaggtcagcacttcTATAAAGGACCAGAAAGACTGCACCAGGTCTAATAGGTCTTAG
- a CDS encoding serine/threonine protein kinase, putative, giving the protein MSDVADSYSDGLSEASDAEDDDLWLAQPPSNQEGLKQSNLFFVARQGDEKSLFRSNQIYKRNHYEKGLTKDKRTTVQQVLDKRTYIRLRKLCGQGVFHYMHGVISTGKEANVFEAETQPPSSSAISHNASSDVNEVVTVGQTVPCVCANHLVEAHVSAQSNGTGAATCHPGEGTNVNCDEVADKISACSIKETLQPKNTDESSRSTEKQTPGRVAIKVYKTSILVFKDRSRYIEGEFRFRRAYLGTKNPRKMVAQWAEKEFRNLRRIALSGLYSPIPIALKDHVLVMDLILDGSAVAPKVENLGALPLFEWQTIYVQTICALRTLFQECKLIHGDFSSFNLLYSNGKVYVIDTSQAVENDHLNAMPFLKRDCENVTRFFKNADVLHHEHEQMIPYDELKLLTAEQLFCFIISKVIEPIDDVIDEDNAKALPLSHDHELWQDDSLANVKCFWNINESEIALDVAQSVEKMTKYYKFGATKDIPEIMMNKRKMYLSLCKATYDFLTGPTFANEECYSHIAWLRNYNFDKQLPINISQMPLDVAESLMEQKENVIIGINAIVDKTSCESVEEACCYVDDKGEADSDESESDGTSDTEELAKQTNDVGGNNTDQRAKFTGKIPDGVEPREWKKMVKEYNRERRKSKIPKHIKKKYGSNKG; this is encoded by the coding sequence ATGTCTGATGTCGCCGACTCCTACTCCGATGGCTTGTCGGAAGCCTCTGATGCCGAGGATGACGACTTATGGCTTGCGCAACCCCCCTCCAATCAGGAGGGTCTCAAGCAGTCAAACTTGTTCTTCGTAGCGCGTCAGGGAGACGAAAAGAGCCTGTTCCGAAGTAACCAGATTTACAAAAGAAACCACTACGAAAAGGGGCTGACTAAGGACAAGCGGACTACCGTGCAGCAGGTTTTGGACAAAAGAACATATATAAGACTAAGGAAACTCTGTGGACAAGGGGTATTCCATTATATGCACGGGGTAATCAGCACGGGGAAGGAGGCGAACGTCTTCGAGGCAGAGACGCAACCGCCATCCAGCTCTGCCATTTCCCATAATGCGTCTAGCGATGTCAACGAAGTCGTCACTGTAGGTCAAACAGTGCCATGTGTATGTGCAAATCATCTGGTGGAGGCTCACGTGTCAGCGCAGTCGAATGGTACTGGCGCTGCAACCTGCCATCCAGGTGAAGGCACAAATGTGAACTGCGATGAAGTGGCGGATAAGATTTCCGCGTGCAGTATAAAGGAAACACTTCAACCTAAGAACACCGATGAAAGCAGTCGGAGCACCGAAAAACAGACGCCAGGCAGAGTGGCCATTAAGGTCTATAAAACATCAATCCTTGTATTCAAGGACAGGTCGAGGTATATCGAGGGCGAATTCAGATTTAGGAGAGCGTATCTAGGAACTAAGAACCCTAGGAAAATGGTGGCGCAATGGGCTGAAAAAGAATTCAGGAATCTGAGGCGCATTGCACTTTCCGGTTTATACTCACCGATACCCATTGCGCTCAAGGACCACGTACTCGTAATGGACCTCATACTTGATGGCTCCGCCGTCGCTCCTAAAGTGGAAAACTTAGGAGCGCTGCCTTTGTTCGAGTGGCAAACCATCTATGTGCAAACAATATGCGCATTGAGAACGTTGTTTCAGGAGTGCAAACTTATCCATGGAGACTTCTCGAGCTTCAACTTGCTCTACTCCAATGGGAAGGTTTACGTCATCGACACATCGCAGGCTGTCGAAAACGATCACCTAAATGCTATGCCATTCTTAAAAAGAGATTGTGAAAACGTAACGCGTTTCTTCAAAAACGCTGACGTACTGCACCACGAACACGAACAAATGATACCCTATGACGAGCTTAAACTCCTCACAGCGGAGCAGCTTTTTTGCTTCATCATTTCTAAGGTAATCGAACCCATCGATGACGTCATAGACGAAGACAATGCAAAGGCGCTCCCATTATCGCATGATCATGAGCTCTGGCAGGACGACTCACTCGCTAATGTAAAATGCTTCTGGAACATAAACGAATCGGAAATCGCGCTAGATGTGGCACAAAGTGTAGAAAAAATGACCAAGTACTACAAATTCGGTGCTACAAAGGACATACCGGAGATCATGATGAACAAGCGCAAGATGTATCTGTCACTCTGCAAAGCGACATATGACTTTCTTACCGGACCAACTTTCGCAAATGAAGAATGCTATTCACACATAGCGTGGCTGAGGAATTACAATTTCGATAAACAGCTCCCAATCAACATTTCACAGATGCCACTTGACGTCGCGGAGAGCCTCATGGAGCAAAAGGAAAACGTAATCATAGGTATAAATGCCATCGTGGACAAAACTTCGTGTGAATCTGTTGAGGAAGCTTGCTGCTACGTGGATGATAAGGGTGAGGCGGATTCCGACGAAAGCGAAAGTGATGGTACGAGCGACACGGAAGAATTGGCAAAACAAACAAACGACGTTGGCGGAAATAATACCGATCAAAGGGCCAAATTCACCGGAAAGATACCAGACGGAGTCGAACCAAGGGAATGGAAAAAAATGGTCAAGGAGTACAACAGGGAAAGACGAAAAAGCAAAATACCAAAACACATTAAAAAAAAATATGGCTCCAACAAGGGCTAG
- a CDS encoding membrane protein, putative has product MRSASIIALFLGLLAGFSPVIASEPNPSLVHDIRADRTRVIFNLQDVVDNALFEVEQFKFDTLPVLSVSPRSDYKLTAVKNGNDTIFECEDVDEDEIYLVLVRVGEAETFVFVNSTFGISFFEKVGDQFREIEKVEELPEYVKPLLPFQTHQEIFAPLCGSRPLTQSVNEYLKNREETEDDVDIFDDSDSEDEYDVYEEEDYVEGFEELNDELYDEQYDEEAEEQYYEESDEPHVDETDEDFYDETEEQHYEMLEEPSYEEVEESEYEMPEEPSYEEVEESEYEMPEEPSYEEAYDESVEQAEEQAEEAVEEAVEEQAEEAVEEQAEEAVEEQAEEAVEEQAEEAVEEQAEEAVEEQAEEAVEEAVEEQAEEAVEEQAEEAVEEQAEETVEEQAEETVEEQADVSKYDEAIDELFQQIEDQADEPVEQKLEEVEEKIEEQVEEKIEEQVEEKHEVVEEEHEQQLRGSAY; this is encoded by the coding sequence ATGCGGAGTGCTTCTATCATCGCGCTCTTTTTAGGGCTTCTCGCAGGTTTTTCTCCTGTCATCGCTTCTGAACCGAACCCAAGTTTGGTCCATGATATCAGAGCTGACAGGACTCGTGTAATCTTCAATCTTCAAGACGTTGTTGACAACGCGTTATTCGAAGTCGAGCAGTTCAAATTTGACACTCTGCCCGTCTTGTCCGTATCCCCCAGGAGCGACTACAAGCTGACAGCCGTCAAAAATGGAAACGACACCATATTCGAATGCGAAGACGTGGATGAGGATGAGATTTACCTAGTGCTGGTCAGGGTTGGCGAGGCAGAAACCTTTGTCTTTGTCAACTCGACATTCGGAATCAGCTTCTTCGAGAAAGTTGGAGACCAGTTTAGGGAGATTGAAAAGGTGGAAGAGCTGCCTGAGTACGTAAAACCCCTGCTTCCTTTCCAAACGCACCAAGAGATATTCGCTCCTCTGTGCGGTAGCAGGCCACTCACGCAATCCGTCAATGAGTATCTGAAGAACAGGGAGGAAACCGAAGATGATGTTGACATCTTTGATGATTCGGATAGTGAGGATGAATACGATGTATATGAAGAGGAGGACTACGTCGAAGGATTCGAGGAGCTGAATGATGAATTATATGACGAACAGTATGATGAGGAGGCGGAGGAACAATACTATGAGGAGTCTGACGAACCACATGTTGATGAGACTGACGAAGATTTTTATGACGAAACTGAGGAGCAACACTACGAAATGCTTGAGGAGCCGAGCTACGAGGAAGTTGAAGAATCCGAATACGAAATGCCTGAGGAGCCGAGCTACGAGGAAGTTGAAGAATCCGAATACGAAATGCCTGAGGAGCCGAGCTACGAAGAGGCTTACGACGAATCTGTAGAACAGGCCGAGGAGCAGGCCGAGGAAGCTGTCGAGGAAGCTGTCGAGGAGCAGGCCGAGGAAGCTGTCGAGGAGCAGGCCGAGGAAGCTGTCGAGGAGCAGGCCGAGGAAGCTGTCGAGGAGCAGGCCGAGGAAGCTGTCGAGGAGCAGGCCGAGGAAGCTGTCGAGGAGCAGGCCGAGGAAGCTGTCGAGGAAGCTGTCGAGGAGCAGGCCGAGGAAGCTGTCGAGGAGCAGGCCGAGGAAGCTGTCGAGGAGCAGGCCGAGGAAACTGTCGAGGAACAGGCCGAGGAAACTGTCGAGGAACAGGCCGACGTGTCAAAGTATGATGAAGCTATAGACGAACTTTTCCAACAGATTGAGGATCAGGCTGACGAGCCCGTTGAGCAGAAGCttgaagaagttgaagaaAAGATTGAAGAACAAGTAGAAGAAAAGATTGAAGAACAAGTAGAAGAAAAACATGAAGTAGTAGAAGAAGAGCAtgagcagcagcttcgTGGATCAGCatattga
- a CDS encoding ribonucleoprotein, putative: protein MSSSSSDRAPKASDSVGADGQTFCESDFEAFKIFAGGLNRSTTADTLRDHFGRFGTVVHSEIVADKTTGRSRGFGFVTFSNDAAMKAVLATSHKIDNVLVDVKQAIKKERARDLVPIREDVNRIFVGGISDSVSEEEFKDYFARYGTVVSYNFIVDKTTNKPRGFGFIIYDNPGDVDKAIGHHTKLGRNCEAKKAQPRPTLSKGASTPNPENFDYAAYYYAQANMMYNPYFAQMYANGQMPFFNAMYPYNWQGGENGTEGAPDGRMAGEEEGRSSREKRYHKSSDHYSSGPSRGSHRKSSRAEPY from the coding sequence ATGTCATCTTCATCGAGCGATCGCGCCCCGAAGGCATCTGACTCCGTCGGTGCTGACGGTCAAACCTTTTGCGAAAGCGATTTTGAGGCGTTCAAGATATTTGCGGGAGGTTTGAACCGCAGCACCACTGCGGACACCCTGCGCGATCACTTCGGCAGATTCGGTACAGTAGTGCACTCTGAAATTGTTGCCGACAAGACGACTGGGCGCTCTCGCGGGTTCGGTTTCGTGACTTTCAGCAATGATGCTGCCATGAAGGCGGTGCTTGCGACTAGCCACAAAATCGACAACGTGCTAGTCGACGTGAAGCAGGCAATAAAGAAGGAACGAGCACGAGATTTGGTCCCCATTAGAGAAGACGTGAACAGGATTTTCGTAGGCGGGATATCAGACAGCGTTAGTGAGGAGGAGTTCAAGGACTACTTCGCCAGGTACGGCACGGTTGTGAGCTACAACTTCATCGTCGACAAGACGACTAACAAGCCGCGTGGCTTCGGTTTTATCATTTACGACAACCCTGGAGACGTGGATAAGGCCATCGGCCACCACACCAAGCTCGGGCGCAACTGCGAAGCTAAGAAGGCGCAACCACGTCCTACGCTAAGCAAGGGCGCGTCCACTCCCAACCCGGAAAACTTCGACTACGCAGCGTACTACTATGCACAAGCCAATATGATGTACAACCCATATTTCGCCCAAATGTACGCCAATGGCCAGATGCCGTTTTTTAATGCGATGTACCCGTACAACTGGCAAGGAGGCGAGAACGGTACAGAGGGAGCGCCGGACGGCCGCATGGCCGGAGAGGAGGAAGGGCGGAGTAGCCGCGAAAAGCGGTACCACAAATCCTCTGACCATTACTCCAGCGGGCCGTCCCGCGGCAGCCACAGGAAGTCGTCGCGCGCTGAGCCATATTAG
- a CDS encoding Rab2, putative, whose amino-acid sequence MSSYKYLFKYIIIGDTGVGKSCLLLRFTDKRFKPDHDLTIGVEFGTRLINVRGDNIKLQIWDTAGQESFRSITRSYYRGAAGALLVFDISRRSTFEHLTKWLEEVKDHGSPTMTIVLIGNKTDVNNREVEYDEGKAFADENNLIYMETSAKGDYNVEEAFLTTASLIYDNVMRGMFDIESGVYGVKKGPQANINSVRRAVNLRHNGSGTFSGQLRTRSQKMTSRMHAANANMAKSQQMRQETNTEDVFLLDLEGKIDQLKNVSTDLHSELKYSKTRVDTLRGGLDEAQGYVKDGLGNMSKLMRNKKGNVAMMKLTLLTATVLSVLYVVVKIALKRMTA is encoded by the exons ATGTCGTCGTATAAATACCTATTCAAGTACATTATCATAGGAGACACAG GTGTGGGAAAAAGTTGTCTCCTTCTCAGATTCACCGATAAAAGGTTCAAACCCGACCATGACCTCACCATAGGCGTCGAATTCGGCACCAGACTGATAAACGTCAGGGGAGACAACATCAAACTACAAATATGGGACACCGCCGGACAGGAGAGCTTTCGCTCTATTACGCGGTCCTACTACAGAGGAGCTGCAGGTGCTCTCCTCGTCTTTGACATATCCCGACGCTCCACATTCGAACACCTAACGAAGTGGTTGGAGGAGGTCAAGGATCACGGTTCACCGACCATGACCATCGTACTTATCGGAAATAAAACGGACGTCAACAACCGCGAAGTCGAGTACGACGAAG GCAAGGCCTTTGCGGACGAAAACAATCTCATCTATATGGAGACGTCAGCCAAAGGCGATTACAACGTGGAAGAAGCATTTCTCACTACCGCATCGTTGATATACGACAACGTAATGCGAGGCATGTTCGACATCGAATCGGGGGTGTACGGAGTTAAAAAGGGACCACAGGCTAACATCAACTCAGTGAGAA GAGCCGTCAACCTGCGCCACAACGGGTCAGGCACTTTCTCAGGT CAATTGCGCACAAGGAGCCAAAAGATGACCTCGAGGATGCACGCCGCCAACGCAAATATGGCCAAAAGCCAGCAAATGCGACAGGAAACAAACACGGAAGATGTCTTTTTGCTGGACCTCGAGGGGAAAATTGACCAACTGAAAAAT GTCAGCACAGACTTACACTCTGAGCTTAAATATTCGAAAACGAGGGTCGACACTTTG CGCGGAGGATTGGACGAAGCACAAGGATATGTCAAAGATGGCCTCGGCAATATGTCGAAGCTAATGCGCAACAAG AAGGGGAACGTCGCAATGATGAAGCTTACCCTTCTAACCGCTACAGTTCTGTCGGTACTTTACGTAGTAGTCAAAATCGCACTGAAAAGAATGACCGCGTAA
- a CDS encoding proteasome epsilon subunit , putative: MIDVEGEMPGDEAMEASGNATEILQKSFQLYPLEKVNYIKAMSKASGNDLFNFKKGTTTLGFVFDKGVILAVDSRASMGSIIATQNISKVIEINSYLLGTMAGGAADCTYWERHVAKLCRLHELRNQERVTVSHAAQMLANVFFYFRGYGLSAGTMIAGWDKGKGPSLYYISDSGERVSGKLFSVGSGSLFAYGVIDQHYRSDLSLEEAVELGKRAIYQAAHRDAYSGGYVNLYHVHENGWTKIVDYQDVNELHYKYCNEKGVPGDSM; this comes from the exons ATGATCGATGTTGAAGGAGAAATGCCAGGCGACGAAGCCATGGAGGCTTCTGGCAACGCGACGGAGATTTTGCAAAAAAGCTTTCAGCTGTATCCGCTGGAAAAG GTCAACTACATCAAGGCCATGAGCAAGGCGAGCGGCAACGACCTGTTCAACTTTAAAAAGGGAACAACGACACTCGGATTTGTGTTCGACAAAGGTGTCATTCTAGCGGTCGATTCTAGGGCCTCCATGGGCTCCATTATAGCCACGCAAAACATCAGCAAGGTCATCGAAATCAACTCATATCTACTGGGAACCATGGCCGGAGGAGCCGCCGATTGCACGTATTGGGAAAGGCATGTGGCGAAGCTATGCCGGCTTCACGAACTACGCAACCAG GAACGGGTCACCGTGTCACATGCGGCGCAGATGCTTGCTAATGTCTTCTTCTATTTCAGAGGGTACGGTCTCTCGGCGGGAACTATGATCGCCGGATGGGATAAAGGCAAAGGACCGAGCCTGTATTACATCAGTGACAGTGGAGAAAGAGTGTCCGGGAAGCTATTCAGTGTAGGTTCCGGATCGCTATTCGCCTACGGTGTCATCGATCAACACTACAGGAG CGACCTGTCACTTGAGGAAGCGGTAGAGCTCGGAAAACGTGCTATATATCAGGCGGCGCATAGAGATGCCTACTCGGGAGGTTACGTCAACCTCTACCACGTCCACGAAAATGGGTGGACCAAAATCGTTGACTACCAGGACGTCAACGAACTTCATTATAAATACTGCAATGAAAAGGGAGTTCCGGGCGACTCCATGTGA